A single genomic interval of Aureliella helgolandensis harbors:
- a CDS encoding sialidase family protein, giving the protein MPFSDSKQQQQRLLRLFFMFAAILGMPEVVCLAAQPLIPLGWNPAIAGDQVLGRLVTVTAPQVKGAHDAEMVITDGHAYIVAEVNDVKPGESAGWPEIYATMSIVDLETLEVEEIFNFAKSEQVFENVTLPVGACFVPRVLRKDENSLRCFFASEDPGKRQSQTWFRDFNLQTRTFAPSIHQAKLKTASGTFDMEPRHFYADAAAQGFSKPPTDAGLFLFDSFKQFDGKTYVAINNFPGKQNAIALVHDDLATFEIIGHYNEPQSENLSESAVNRLADGSWMAICRNDGGNYHFTTSKDGRKWTVGKELPSVPNGDNSKPTFDKFGDIYYLGWQESTRIHGVHRSVFNVDISRDGKTWERKYRFETAKSFQYPTFREYEGIVWLCLTQGDSSSSRKERIMFGKLETAGEFESQEGKTREPIPLPPEQTAVMKSGVKLFTDRDYTITEVPESLQGLSFLRSTIEPVNAICTTSGELFALTPGERRGAANRERELVAAGFEKVDLPEFQLFPGLINRVLVYRKNVDKGERFSFRKVVLLVSGKETEVVEYPPQTRHSEN; this is encoded by the coding sequence ATGCCATTCTCTGATTCCAAACAACAGCAGCAACGCCTTCTGCGTCTGTTCTTCATGTTCGCGGCGATCCTGGGTATGCCAGAGGTAGTGTGCCTTGCCGCTCAACCCCTGATTCCATTGGGCTGGAATCCGGCCATTGCTGGTGACCAAGTCCTGGGGCGTCTGGTCACGGTCACCGCGCCACAAGTCAAGGGGGCGCACGATGCCGAGATGGTGATCACCGATGGCCACGCCTACATCGTGGCCGAGGTAAATGATGTGAAACCCGGCGAGAGCGCGGGCTGGCCGGAGATTTATGCCACGATGTCGATCGTCGATCTTGAAACGCTTGAGGTGGAGGAGATCTTCAACTTCGCCAAGAGTGAGCAGGTGTTTGAAAACGTGACATTGCCGGTGGGTGCATGCTTTGTACCACGCGTTCTACGGAAGGACGAGAATTCTCTGCGTTGCTTTTTCGCCAGTGAAGATCCTGGGAAACGTCAGTCGCAGACCTGGTTCCGCGACTTCAACCTTCAGACACGGACGTTCGCCCCATCGATTCATCAAGCGAAACTCAAGACGGCCTCGGGCACCTTCGACATGGAGCCTCGGCACTTTTACGCCGACGCTGCAGCACAGGGATTTAGCAAGCCGCCGACGGACGCGGGGTTGTTCCTCTTTGATTCCTTTAAGCAGTTCGACGGTAAGACCTACGTTGCAATCAACAACTTTCCCGGCAAGCAGAATGCGATCGCCCTCGTCCACGACGATCTCGCCACCTTCGAAATCATCGGTCATTATAACGAACCGCAATCCGAGAATCTCAGCGAGTCGGCGGTGAACCGCCTAGCCGACGGCAGCTGGATGGCGATCTGCCGCAACGATGGCGGCAACTATCATTTCACCACGAGCAAGGACGGGCGGAAATGGACGGTGGGGAAGGAATTGCCCTCTGTCCCCAATGGCGACAACTCGAAGCCGACCTTCGACAAATTTGGCGACATCTACTACCTTGGCTGGCAGGAAAGTACGCGTATTCATGGCGTCCATCGAAGCGTTTTCAATGTCGATATCTCGCGCGATGGCAAAACTTGGGAGCGAAAGTATCGCTTCGAGACGGCGAAGTCGTTTCAGTATCCAACGTTTCGCGAGTATGAAGGCATCGTCTGGCTGTGCTTGACTCAAGGAGATTCGTCATCGAGCCGTAAGGAACGCATCATGTTTGGGAAGCTGGAAACGGCGGGGGAGTTCGAATCTCAAGAAGGCAAAACGCGGGAACCAATTCCTCTTCCGCCAGAACAAACCGCTGTGATGAAGTCCGGTGTTAAGCTGTTTACTGACCGCGACTACACCATCACAGAAGTTCCCGAGTCTTTGCAGGGGCTGTCCTTTTTGCGCAGTACCATAGAGCCTGTGAACGCCATCTGCACCACGAGCGGGGAACTCTTTGCGCTCACTCCAGGCGAACGTCGGGGAGCGGCAAATCGTGAGAGGGAGTTGGTTGCAGCAGGCTTCGAAAAAGTGGACCTGCCTGAGTTCCAACTGTTCCCCGGCCTGATTAATCGCGTACTTGTTTACCGGAAAAACGTCGACAAAGGAGAGCGGTTTTCCTTCCGCAAGGTCGTTCTTCTGGTGAGCGGAAAGGAGACCGAGGTCGTTGAGTATCCGCCACAGACTCGCCATTCCGAGAATTGA